One Thermoleophilia bacterium DNA window includes the following coding sequences:
- a CDS encoding aminopeptidase P family protein has translation MGQGAGRIPRGPRHPEGGSHRLSSDARQARLEDVLATEGLDALLVTDPVNVRYLSGFVGSNGVVVAAPGRWTLLTDSRYAVSARSQVGGMDVIIASRDLMDRLGDAVPPGRVGIEAETVSVARRDRLAGTLTRAELVPTIGVVERLRVVKDSEELDLIREAARISDLALSRLIDEGFAGRTEAQVAWALEGWMRAAGADGASFEIIVAGGPHGALPHAVPRPEVIGTDTLVVVDMGARYAGYASDCTRTLATGTLSPRLEETYTVCYEAHRAALAACRAGVPTGDLDAVARGVIADAGLGEYFGHGLGHGVGLEIHERPWLRQGAEEVLATGMVVTIEPGIYREGVGGVRIEDLVIVTDDGCEVLTRVPTDLITTTA, from the coding sequence ATGGGGCAAGGGGCCGGACGGATACCGCGAGGCCCTCGACATCCTGAAGGCGGATCTCACCGGTTGAGCAGCGACGCGCGTCAGGCGCGCCTCGAGGACGTGCTGGCCACGGAGGGGCTTGACGCCCTCCTAGTGACGGATCCCGTGAACGTGCGGTACCTCTCGGGGTTCGTGGGTTCGAACGGTGTGGTGGTCGCCGCGCCGGGTCGCTGGACGCTTCTCACCGACTCGCGGTACGCGGTATCGGCGCGGTCACAGGTCGGCGGAATGGACGTGATCATCGCCAGCCGTGACCTGATGGATCGTCTCGGAGATGCGGTGCCGCCGGGTCGTGTGGGTATCGAGGCCGAGACCGTGAGCGTCGCCCGACGCGATCGGCTGGCCGGGACCCTCACCCGTGCCGAACTGGTGCCCACCATCGGTGTGGTGGAGCGGCTGCGGGTGGTCAAGGATTCCGAGGAGCTGGACCTCATCCGTGAGGCCGCGCGCATCTCCGACCTCGCCCTGTCGCGTCTGATCGATGAGGGGTTCGCGGGGCGTACCGAGGCGCAGGTGGCCTGGGCGCTGGAGGGGTGGATGCGCGCTGCCGGTGCCGATGGTGCGAGCTTCGAGATCATCGTGGCCGGTGGTCCGCACGGCGCGCTCCCCCACGCCGTGCCCCGTCCCGAGGTCATCGGTACCGACACCCTCGTGGTGGTCGACATGGGCGCCCGGTACGCCGGATATGCGTCCGACTGCACCCGCACTCTCGCCACGGGTACGCTTTCGCCCCGGCTGGAGGAGACCTATACGGTGTGCTACGAGGCTCATCGGGCCGCTCTGGCAGCATGTCGGGCAGGGGTCCCCACCGGGGATCTTGATGCGGTGGCCCGCGGGGTCATCGCGGATGCAGGGCTCGGGGAGTACTTCGGGCACGGCCTCGGACACGGGGTGGGTCTGGAGATCCACGAGCGTCCGTGGCTTCGTCAGGGGGCCGAGGAGGTCCTTGCGACCGGGATGGTTGTCACAATCGAGCCGGGTATCTATCGGGAAGGGGTCGGCGGGGTACGAATTGAGGACCTCGTCATCGTCACCGACGATGGCTGCGAGGTACTCACACGTGTTCCCACCGACCTGATCACCACGACGGCATAG
- the efp gene encoding elongation factor P has product MGATSSNDLKNGWVLDVDGDLVSVVSFQHVKPGKGGAFVRTKLKRLGSGAVLDRTFRAGEKLERVTTETKTMQMLYEDGDHIVLMDTATYEQVSVPKANIDALDLIALTSEVQVLFVRDAPFRVEPPTSVELLVTQTDPGVKGDTVSNVTKPALLETGATVSVPLFVNEGDRIKVDTRTREYVSRV; this is encoded by the coding sequence TTGGGCGCCACCAGCAGCAACGATCTGAAGAACGGTTGGGTCCTCGACGTCGACGGCGACCTCGTCAGCGTCGTCTCGTTCCAGCACGTCAAGCCGGGGAAGGGCGGTGCGTTCGTGCGCACCAAGCTCAAGCGGCTCGGCAGCGGCGCGGTCCTCGACCGCACCTTCCGCGCGGGTGAGAAGCTCGAGCGGGTGACCACCGAGACCAAGACCATGCAGATGCTCTACGAGGACGGTGACCACATCGTGCTCATGGACACCGCGACCTACGAGCAGGTCAGCGTGCCCAAGGCGAACATCGACGCGCTCGACCTGATCGCGCTCACCAGCGAGGTGCAGGTGTTGTTCGTGCGCGACGCGCCGTTTCGCGTGGAGCCACCGACGTCGGTCGAACTTCTGGTCACCCAAACCGATCCCGGGGTGAAGGGGGACACCGTCTCCAACGTCACCAAGCCGGCCCTGCTCGAGACCGGGGCCACCGTCAGTGTCCCGCTGTTCGTCAACGAGGGTGATCGCATCAAGGTGGACACCCGCACTCGGGAGTACGTGAGTCGGGTATGA
- the accB gene encoding acetyl-CoA carboxylase biotin carboxyl carrier protein — protein sequence MTSSASVTGIGMVDVTLRDLGTPPWGSRIAPDDLGAAAAALAPVGARVIEVMDPAAARACMDGRTESPLDRLRVVARHALGAPLGIVVTGQTLLGTVPVGAGVARRLMASVAASGGSRVRAYDGMNDPESLRGVAEGAAEAGLGFVPTLMLGPEPDSTDPRWLEEAMALIALPGTVTLCVSDLGGNLTPMRMGAFISSLVAASSVPVEVSLRATGGLASMSALSAALAGADAIHASVGAAALVAGRPSAEALDVALHGGDREFQVDVSALEEAGRIIWPLVAQERVRRAAELTGGPQLQLPPDLAAGLMARLARQGLTGKVHEAAEECAAVSRDLGGVTLAPPLGEDLVTQAGQHIVDGVRWREMSRTLADIALGNRGRHRGPVSAEALAVARGAGGTGPVPDLDEVLAAAPPDVSEEDALILAQFPVAGARLIDRRRSLGAEEAGDDGIAIDRGLIETLVQVVEGAGHSEVVVEIGGARVTVRPVQAAGGPASTGPTVPADDGIRVESPMVGTFYSSPSPDADPFVAVGDRVVQGQVLCIIEAMKIFNEITAERAGTVREITVQNSEPVEFGQALFILTP from the coding sequence ATGACCTCTTCCGCCTCCGTGACCGGTATCGGGATGGTCGACGTGACCCTCCGCGACCTCGGAACGCCTCCGTGGGGATCACGGATCGCCCCGGACGACCTCGGCGCCGCGGCCGCGGCCCTCGCCCCCGTGGGCGCTCGGGTCATCGAAGTAATGGACCCCGCCGCCGCGCGTGCGTGCATGGACGGTCGTACCGAGAGCCCGCTCGACCGCCTGCGGGTGGTCGCACGCCACGCCCTCGGAGCCCCACTCGGCATCGTCGTCACCGGCCAGACACTCTTGGGCACGGTGCCCGTGGGTGCAGGGGTCGCGCGTCGCCTTATGGCCTCGGTTGCCGCCAGCGGCGGATCGCGGGTGCGTGCGTACGACGGGATGAACGACCCGGAGTCGTTGCGCGGTGTCGCCGAGGGCGCTGCCGAGGCCGGACTCGGGTTCGTGCCCACCCTTATGCTCGGCCCGGAGCCCGACTCCACGGATCCGCGGTGGCTCGAGGAGGCGATGGCCCTCATCGCCCTTCCGGGCACCGTGACACTCTGCGTCTCGGACCTCGGGGGAAACCTCACACCCATGCGTATGGGTGCCTTTATCAGTTCGCTGGTCGCGGCGAGCAGTGTCCCGGTGGAGGTGTCGCTGCGCGCGACCGGTGGTCTCGCATCGATGTCGGCGCTGTCGGCCGCTCTCGCAGGCGCCGATGCCATCCATGCGTCAGTGGGCGCTGCGGCCCTCGTGGCGGGTCGTCCGTCGGCCGAGGCGCTCGATGTGGCACTGCACGGCGGTGACCGCGAGTTTCAGGTGGATGTGTCCGCGTTGGAGGAGGCCGGGCGCATCATCTGGCCGCTGGTGGCCCAGGAGCGGGTCCGCCGCGCCGCCGAACTGACGGGCGGACCGCAACTTCAACTCCCGCCCGACCTCGCGGCGGGCCTCATGGCCCGCCTCGCCCGTCAGGGGCTCACGGGGAAGGTGCACGAGGCCGCCGAGGAGTGCGCGGCCGTGTCGCGCGATCTCGGCGGTGTGACCCTGGCGCCACCCCTCGGCGAAGACCTCGTGACACAGGCTGGGCAGCACATCGTGGACGGCGTGCGCTGGCGGGAGATGTCACGGACTCTGGCCGACATCGCGCTCGGCAACCGCGGTCGTCACCGCGGACCGGTGAGCGCCGAGGCGCTGGCCGTGGCCCGTGGCGCGGGCGGTACGGGTCCCGTTCCGGACCTCGACGAGGTGCTTGCCGCCGCGCCGCCGGACGTCTCCGAGGAAGACGCCCTCATCCTCGCGCAGTTCCCGGTGGCGGGTGCGCGCCTCATCGATCGTCGTCGTTCGCTCGGGGCGGAGGAGGCGGGTGACGACGGTATCGCCATCGACCGCGGCCTCATCGAGACCCTCGTGCAGGTGGTGGAGGGTGCGGGCCACAGCGAGGTGGTGGTGGAGATCGGCGGCGCGCGGGTGACCGTGCGCCCGGTTCAGGCGGCCGGTGGACCGGCGTCCACGGGGCCGACGGTCCCGGCCGACGACGGGATCCGTGTGGAGAGTCCGATGGTGGGCACCTTCTACTCGTCGCCCAGCCCCGACGCGGATCCGTTCGTGGCCGTGGGGGATCGCGTGGTGCAGGGGCAAGTGCTCTGCATCATTGAGGCCATGAAGATCTTCAACGAGATCACGGCTGAGCGAGCGGGCACCGTCCGCGAGATCACGGTGCAGAACTCCGAGCCCGTGGAGTT